One Triticum dicoccoides isolate Atlit2015 ecotype Zavitan chromosome 5B, WEW_v2.0, whole genome shotgun sequence genomic window carries:
- the LOC119309700 gene encoding Golgi SNAP receptor complex member 1-1-like: MEASSWDALRKQARRLEAQLDDQMIAYRKLVSMKSDGSENDIETDIERSLKQLQQVNSQMQTWVSSGGSEVLSHTLTRHMEILQDLTQEFYRLRSSLRVKQQHASLLDLRDFDRAKFDVEESGDSEQALLREQAAINRNSGQVDTVISQAQATLGALMSQRSTFGGITTKISNVSSRIPTINHILASIRRKKSMDTIILSLVASVCAFLMFIYWLSK; encoded by the exons ATGGAGGCGTCGTCGTGGGACGCCCTTCGCAAGCAG GCGAGGAGGTTGGAAGCTCAGTTAGACGACCAAATGATTGCATACCGTAAATTGGTTTCTATGAAATCAGATGGTTCAGAGAATGATATCGAGACTGATATAGAAAGATCACTAAAGCAACTTCAGCAAGTAAATTCTCAAATGCAAACCTGGGTATCATCAGGAGGCTCGGAAGTTCTATCTCATACATTGACCCGTCATATGGAGATTTTGCAAGACCTTACACAG GAATTCTATCGGCTTCGATCTAGTCTCAGAGTGAAGCAACAGCATGCTTCCCTCCTTGACTTGagagactttgacagagcaaagttTGACGTGGAAGAGTCTGGAGACTCAGAACAAGCTCTTCTTAGAGAACAAGCTGCAATCAACAGGAATTCCGGACAG GTGGATACTGTGATATCACAAGCTCAAGCAACACTGGGCGCTCTCATGTCTCAGCGTTCAACGTTTGGTGGCATTACTACCAAAATAAGCAACGTCAGCAGCCGGATCCCCACG ATTAACCACATCCTCGCGTCGATCAGAAGAAAGAAATCGATGGACACGATAATTCTTTCGCTCGTGGCGTCCGTGTGCGCGTTTCTTATGTTCATCTACTGGTTGTCAAAGTAG
- the LOC119309701 gene encoding uncharacterized protein LOC119309701 produces MPNAIPAFFRASPAAASGSGAGAGPSLATSVYETRLGLAALSWSRAAFGLSLRAVLRVGALASSSSASDYGCYDDGPEFDEEATIAVRVRPWLFWRRRGSKRFHVHDRRIDLAWDLTRARFASPGSPEPSSGYFVAVVVDGEMAVVAGDMTEEAYRKTKAQRPTGPGHVLVSRREHVSMRDGGHGRGHKTCVKVRGKEREISLDLVSRGHGKDREMDKEKDKAEVGLSVSVDGVRVLHIRRLRWKFRGSEKVDLGGGDRVQVSWDLHNWLFSAREPALTDAASVLAAASPPAHAVFVFRFELGDTAGGEERDSAEAKEKELLDRARRGGAGVLSGYLGRWGRGDWSETSSNGENRRKRGQARRLAKASSSSSASIASSSASWASSSTVMDWASPEEAELHRSDGFSLLVYAWKS; encoded by the coding sequence ATGCCAAACGCGATCCCGGCCTTCTTCCGCGCCTCGCCGGCCGCGGCGTCGGGCTCCGGCGCCGGGGCGGGGCCCAGCCTCGCCACCTCCGTCTACGAGACCCGCCTCGGCCTTGCGGCGCTCTCCTGGTCGCGCGCCGCGTTCGGCCTCAGCCTCCGGGCCGTGCTCCGCGTCGGGGCGCTCGCCTCTTCATCCTCGGCCTCCGACTACGGCTGCTACGACGACGGCCCGGAGTTCGACGAGGAGGCCACCATCGCCGTGCGCGTCCGGCCCTGGCTCTTCTGGCGGCGCCGGGGGTCCAAGCGTTTCCACGTGCACGACCGCCGGATCGACCTGGCCTGGGACCTCACCCGCGCGCGGTTCGCCTCCCCCGGCTCGCCCGAGCCGTCGTCCGGGTATTTCGTCGCCGTCGTGGTCGACGGCGAGATGGCGGTCGTGGCCGGGGACATGACGGAGGAGGCGTACCGGAAGACGAAGGCCCAGCGGCCGACGGGCCCCGGTCATGTCCTCGTCTCCCGGCGCGAGCACGTCTCCATGCGCGACGGAGGGCATGGCCGCGGGCACAAGACCTGCGTCAAAGTCCGCGGCAAGGAGCGGGAGATCTCGCTGGATCTCGTCTCGCGCGGGCACGGCAAGGATAGGGAAATGGACAAGGAGAAGGACAAGGCCGAGGTCGGCCTGTCGGTCTCCGTGGACGGCGTGCGCGTCCTCCACATCCGCCGCCTGCGCTGGAAGTTCCGCGGGAGCGAGAAGGTTGAcctcggcggcggcgaccgggTCCAGGTCTCCTGGGACCTCCACAACTGGCTCTTCTCCGCGCGCGAGCCGGCCCTCACAGACGCCGCCTCCGTCCTCGCCGCGGCGTCCCCGCCCGCGCACGCCGTGTTCGTCTTCCGATTTGAGCTCGGCGACACCGCCGGCGGCGAAGAGCGCGACTCCGCAGAGGCCAAGGAGAAGGAGCTGCTCGACAGGGCAAGAAGAGGCGGCGCCGGCGTCTTGTCAGGCTACCTAGGGAGATGGGGCAGAGGGGACTGGAGCGAGACCAGCAGCAATGGGGAGAACCGGAGGAAGAGGGGGCAGGCGCGGAGGCTGGCCAAGGCAAGCTCATCGTCGTCGGCATCCATTGCGTCCTCCTCGGCCTCGTGGGCGAGCAGCTCGACGGTCATGGACTGGGCCAGCCCCGAGGAGGCCGAGCTGCACCGCAGCGAtggcttctcgctcctcgtctacGCCTGGAAGAGCTAG